A genomic stretch from Megachile rotundata isolate GNS110a chromosome 1, iyMegRotu1, whole genome shotgun sequence includes:
- the CPR5 gene encoding cuticular protein 5, giving the protein MDCKIISVLVTFLAVARAGIIGSNAGLIAPAATTVAAALPPAAVVRTENYDPNPQYSFSYSVADGLTGDNKAQEETRNGDVVQGSYSLIEPDGSRRVVSYAADPINGFNAIVQKDPSITVKTAVAAAPVRPVVAASPVLARPSVIAAAAPAAAAVAVRPQAALLGGQALLRQPLLAGPAVATSNLVAGNAGLVGLGLGLGLAPGSLYGTQALLAGAYGAGGIVKVH; this is encoded by the exons ATGGATTgtaaa ATTATCAGTGTTCTGGTCACTTTCCTCGCCGTAGCCCGTGCAGGAATAATCGGGTCAAACGCGGGACTAATTGCTCCTGCCGCAACCACGGTAGCAGCAGCTCTTCCACCGGCTGCAGTCGTCAGAACTGAAAATTACGATCCAAATCCTCAATACAGTTTCAGTTACAGCGTTGCCGACGGTCTCACTG GCGACAACAAGGCGCAAGAGGAAACTCGCAACGGCGACGTCGTTCAGGGTAGTTACAGTTTAATCGAGCCAGATGGTTCCCGACGAGTGGTGTCTTACGCGGCCGATCCCATAAACGGTTTCAACGCTATCGTTCAGAAGGACCCCAGCATCACGGTGAAGACCGCGGTCGCCGCTGCACCGGTGCGTCCCGTGGTCGCCGCGTCCCCGGTACTCGCACGACCATCGGTGATCGCTGCGGCCGCCcccgccgccgccgccgtcgCTGTGCGTCCTCAG GCTGCGCTACTCGGAGGACAAGCCCTGTTGAGACAACCGTTATTGGCTGGTCCAGCCGTCGCGACGTCCAACTTAGTGGCCGGTAACGCGGGACTGGTAGGCCTTGGTTTGGGACTTGGCCTCGCACCAGGTTCTCTCTACGGTACGCAGGCTCTCCTAGCAGGAGCTTACGGGGCCGGAGGCATCGTTAAAGTTCACTAA
- the LOC105664345 gene encoding uncharacterized protein LOC105664345 isoform X2, with amino-acid sequence MFTESILISLLYVTPTLVHCAPIYNVGESNEEFLRKCCLRDIDLIDDRQNRCDPGTLNHTSIAMLYRSFGNTSYTFCCSVCSENAFELRVDSKETSTEQQRKNSEEEEEEEESCFKRCISDDQTIRIWKKEKTNNEDDKEEQNKATA; translated from the exons ATGTTTACGGAGAGTATCTTGATATCGTTACTTTACGTGACACCTACTTTGGTACATTGTGCACCGATATATAACGTCGGAGAATCGAACGAAGAATTTCTACGAAAATGTTGTTTGCGCGATATCGACCTTATCGACGACCGTCAAAATCGATGCGATCCGGGGACGTTGAATCACACATCGATAGCGATGTTGTACCGTTCTTTCGGTAACACGTCCTACACGTTCTGCTGCTCGGTTTGCTCCGAAA ATGCGTTCGAATTAAGGGTTGATTCGAAAGAAACGTCGACGGAGCAACAGCGTAAAAACtcagaggaggaggaggaggaggaggaatcTTGTTTCAAAAGATGCATCTCCGATGACCAAACTATTCGAAtttggaagaaagaaaaaacgaaCAACGAGGACGATAAGGAGGAGCAGAATAAAGCTA CTGCCTAA
- the LOC105664345 gene encoding G-protein coupled receptor Mth2 isoform X1, with protein MFTESILISLLYVTPTLVHCAPIYNVGESNEEFLRKCCLRDIDLIDDRQNRCDPGTLNHTSIAMLYRSFGNTSYTFCCSVCSENAFELRVDSKETSTEQQRKNSEEEEEEEESCFKRCISDDQTIRIWKKEKTNNEDDKEEQNKASNCDSVFKSLNFWGANMVVFANIVYIVPYTIVVTVYLTVLRKSTRAYHRAVICYNATQIVLNGIIIGMGSCILCHVSIHSNVYTILGLTLMFLTISSTSWLFVICIDMTLVITRFRWTSSNSSSQQEEKGKFVTYAGWTWGSSLLVTAVAGVADLSPLLPISSPVRPNFNRFDNGPNFAAIIYVTTIPFLTCIANTVLFCYTSYKMILIQKATRLATENSSFKTSTMKTRYFIFVKLYLLMDAPWFTSALAAVFPDLWLLKFLRMIQPILMLCAILPPGTMSRGFVTVRSFFKPKRDFQIDQVPPSP; from the exons ATGTTTACGGAGAGTATCTTGATATCGTTACTTTACGTGACACCTACTTTGGTACATTGTGCACCGATATATAACGTCGGAGAATCGAACGAAGAATTTCTACGAAAATGTTGTTTGCGCGATATCGACCTTATCGACGACCGTCAAAATCGATGCGATCCGGGGACGTTGAATCACACATCGATAGCGATGTTGTACCGTTCTTTCGGTAACACGTCCTACACGTTCTGCTGCTCGGTTTGCTCCGAAA ATGCGTTCGAATTAAGGGTTGATTCGAAAGAAACGTCGACGGAGCAACAGCGTAAAAACtcagaggaggaggaggaggaggaggaatcTTGTTTCAAAAGATGCATCTCCGATGACCAAACTATTCGAAtttggaagaaagaaaaaacgaaCAACGAGGACGATAAGGAGGAGCAGAATAAAGCTAGTAACTGTGACAGCGTATTTAAGTCGTTAAATTTTTGGGGCGCCAATATGGTAGTGTTCGCGAACATCGTTTACATCGTTCCGTACACGATTGTAGTGACAGTGTACTTAACCGTTCTAAGGAAAAGTACACGAGCATATCACAGAGCCGTGATATGTTACAACGCGACGCAAATAGTTTTGAACGGAATCATAATCGGTATGGGTAGTTGCATTTTATGCCACGTGTCGATCCATTCGAACGTTTACACGATTCTCGGATTAACGCTCATGTTTCTCACGATATCTTCGACTTCGTGGCTGTTCGTCATTTGCATCGATATGACATTGGTGATCACGAGATTTCGATGGACATCGTCGAACAGTTCGAGTCAGCAGGAAGAAAAAGGGAAATTCGTTACGTACGCCGGTTGGACGTGGGGCAGTTCATTGCTGGTAACGGCTGTAGCCGGAGTCGCGGATTTGTCCCCGTTGCTACCGATATCGTCTCCGGTCAGGCCAAATTTCAACCGATTCGACAACGGTCCGAATTTCGCCGCTATTATTTACGTAACGACCATTCCTTTTTTAACGTGCATCGCGAACACCGTTCTTTTCTGTTACACTTCCTATAAAATGATACTAATACAAAAGGCGACGAGACTAGCGACCGAAAACAGTAGCTTCAAAACGAGTACGATGAAAACGCGATATTTCATTTTCGTGAAGCTTTATCTTCTTATGGATGCACCGTGGTTCACCAGCGCGTTGGCTGCAGTCTTCCCCGATCTCTGGCTACTGAAATTTCTACGAATGATTCAACCGATTCTTATGCTATGCGCTATTTTACCGCCGGGAACGATGTCTCGCGGATTCGTGACTGTCCGTTCGTTTTTCAAACCGAAGCGCGACTTTCAAATCGATCAAGTACCACCGTCTCCCTAG
- the LOC105664346 gene encoding uncharacterized protein LOC105664346 — protein MDQLPRNCQAFHPKDPAHGTLNYDLGALNEYQKKKLNSRKATERYENEIYLKRHPEIKGFLSILLRHVLQTQPSIRVHETIGEFFNRSRCEILMDLLEYRLRTGQTFDIQTGLTTWSDITGTDGLEISCRNEQC, from the exons ATGGATCAATTGCCACGAAACTGTCAAGCCTTTCATCCGAAGGATCCAGCTCATGGTACGCTGAACTACGATCTCGGAGCTTTAAACGAATACcagaagaaaaaattaaattcgagAAAGGCAACCGAGAGAtacgaaaatgaaatttatttaaagaggCATCCAGAAATCAAAGGATTTCTCTCGATTTTACTTAG ACACGTATTGCAAACGCAGCCTTCTATACGCGTTCACGAAACGATAGGCGAGTTTTTTAACAGGTCGCGCTGTGAGATACTAATGGATCTGCTAGAATATCGCTTACGTACCGGGCAAACGTTCGATATACAAACTGGCTTAACAACATGGAGCGATATCACCGGAACGGATGGTCTCGAAATTTCATGCCGTAACGAACAATGCTAA